A region from the Arvicola amphibius chromosome 12, mArvAmp1.2, whole genome shotgun sequence genome encodes:
- the LOC119827667 gene encoding heterogeneous nuclear ribonucleoprotein A1-like gives MKSEGHAERALPLLALGKLALPPVEQVILQGPPDATCENVHREAESRAILKRQLEEKEKLLASEQEDAAVAKSKLRELNKEMASEKAKAAAGEAKVKKRLVAREQEIAAGLSFPAVLSKSESPKEPAQLRKLFVGGLSFETTESLRSHFEQWGTLTDCVVTRDPNTKRSRGFGFVTFATVEEADAAMNARPHKVDGRVVEPKRAVSREDSQRPGAHLTVKKIFVGGIKEDTEEHHLRDYFEQYGKIEVIEIMTDRGSGKKRGFAFVTFDDHDSVDKIVIQKYHTVNGHNCEVRKALSKQEMASASSSQRGRSGSGNFGGGRGGGVGGNDNFGRGGNFSGRGGFGGSRGGGGYGGSGDGDNGFGNDGSNFGGGGSYNDFGNYNNQSSNFGPMKGGNFGGRSSGPYGGGGQYFAKPRNQGGYGGSSSSSSYGSGRRF, from the exons GAACAGGTGATTCTTCAAGGTCCTCCTGATGCCACATGTGAGAATGTCCACAGGGAAGCAGAATCCAGAG CAATTCTGAAACGCCagctagaagagaaagaaaagctgctAGCCTCAGAGCAAGAGGATGCGGCTGTTGCCAAGAGCAAACTAAGGGAACTCAACAAGGAGATGGCTTCAGAAAAGGCCAAAGCTGCAGCTGGGGAGGCCAAGGTAAAAAAGCGGCTGGTAGCTCGGGAGCAGGAGATTGCAGCTGG GCTCTCATTCCCTGCCGTCCTGTCCAAGTCAGAGTCTCCCAAGGAGCCGGCACAGCTGCGGAAGCTCTTCGTTGGAGGGCTGAGCTTCGAAACCACCGAGAGTCTGAGGAGTCATTTTGAGCAATGGGGAACACTCACGGACTGCGTGGTCACGAGAGATCCAAACACCAAACGATCCAGGGGCTTTGGGTTTGTTACGTTCGCCACTGTGGAGGAAGCGGATGCCGCTATGAATGCGAGACCCCATAAGGTGGATGGAAGAGTCGTGGAACCCAAGAGAGCTGTGTCGAGAGAGGATTCTCAGAGACCGGGTGCCCACTTAACCGTGAAAAAGATCTTCGTTGGTGGTATTAAAGAAGACACGGAAGAACATCACCTGAGAGATTATTTTGAGCAGTATGGGAAGATTGAAGTGATTGAAATCATGACTGACAGAGGCAGTGGAAAAAAGAGAGGGTTTGCTTTTGTCACCTTTGATGACCATGACTCTGTGGACAAGATTGTCATTCAGAAATACCATACTGTGAACGGGCACAACTGTGAAGTAAGAAAAGCCCTCTCCAAGCAGGAGATGGCTAGTGCTTCGTCCAGCCAAAGAGGTCGAAGTGGTTCTGGAAACTTCGGTGGTGGTCGTGGAGGCGGTGTTGGCGGCAATGACAATTTTGGTCGAGGGGGAAACTTCAGTGGTCGTGGTGGCTTCGGTGGCAgccgtggtggtggtggatacGGTGGCAGTGGGGATGGCGATAATGGATTCGGTAATGATGGAAGCAATTTTGGAGGTGGTGGAAGCTACAATGATTTTGGCAATTACAACAATCAGTCTTCAAATTTTGGACCAATGAAAGGAGgaaactttggaggcagaagctctGGCCCTTATGGTGGTGGAGGCCAGTACTTTGCTAAACCACGAAATCAAGGTGGCTATGGtggttccagcagcagcagcagctatggCAGTGGCAGGAGGTTCTAA